One part of the Sorangiineae bacterium MSr11954 genome encodes these proteins:
- a CDS encoding CoA transferase subunit A, giving the protein MDKVVKSAREACADIPNGATLLAGGFGLCGIPENCIRALRELGTKDLTFVSNNCGVDDFGLGILLANKQIVKMVSSYVGENKEFERQYLSGELEVELVPQGTLAERLRAGGAGIPAFYTPTGAGTAVSDGGLPLKYAADGSVAKASPAKEVREFDGRAYVLERAIRGDFAIVKAWKGDRFGNLVYRHTAMNFNPMMASAATVTIAEVEEIVPVGELEPSQIHTPGIYVHRIFQGPSYEKRIERRTVRS; this is encoded by the coding sequence GTGGACAAGGTGGTCAAGAGCGCCCGCGAGGCGTGTGCCGACATTCCGAACGGCGCGACCCTTCTGGCAGGTGGATTCGGGCTTTGCGGCATCCCCGAGAACTGCATCCGCGCCCTACGGGAGCTCGGAACGAAGGATCTCACGTTCGTCTCGAACAACTGCGGGGTCGATGATTTCGGCCTCGGCATTCTCCTCGCGAACAAACAAATCGTGAAGATGGTCTCGAGCTACGTCGGCGAGAACAAAGAGTTCGAGCGACAGTACCTCTCCGGTGAGCTCGAGGTCGAGCTCGTTCCCCAGGGCACGCTGGCCGAGCGCTTGCGCGCGGGCGGCGCCGGAATACCTGCATTCTACACACCCACCGGCGCCGGCACCGCGGTGAGCGACGGCGGGCTACCGCTGAAGTACGCGGCCGATGGCTCGGTGGCCAAGGCCTCTCCCGCCAAGGAAGTGCGCGAGTTCGACGGGCGTGCGTACGTCCTCGAGCGCGCCATCCGCGGCGATTTCGCGATCGTGAAAGCGTGGAAGGGTGACCGCTTCGGCAACCTCGTCTACCGCCACACGGCCATGAACTTCAACCCGATGATGGCGTCCGCCGCCACCGTCACCATCGCCGAGGTGGAGGAGATCGTCCCCGTGGGTGAGCTCGAGCCCTCGCAGATTCACACGCCGGGCATCTACGTGCACCGCATCTTCCAAGGGCCTTCGTACGAGAAGCGCATCGAGCGCCGCACGGTGAGGAGCTAG